One stretch of Bosea vaviloviae DNA includes these proteins:
- a CDS encoding IS256 family transposase, with amino-acid sequence MTRSEAKPAIAAVKELFSQHPDGLRDVVRAVLQEVLESEMTEAVGAAKGERSEGRLGYRSGSYGRTLVTRVGKLELRVPQDRDGRFSTELFERYQRSERALVATLAEMYVQGVSTRKVKAITEELCGHAFSASAISAINKRLDESLKAFAERLLAEPFPYLILDARYEKVREAGVVMSQAVLIAVGIDWDGRRQILAVEMANRESRSAWRDFLVGLKARGLKGVEFVVSDDHPGLVKAIGEVLPEAAWQRCYVHFLRNALDHLPRKHADDCLQELRWIYDRRDLAEAKADLAAWLAKWSSRYPRLTGWAEDAIEQTLTFFRLPRQHHKHLKSTNMLERLNEEIRRRTYVVRIFPNTESCLRLVRALAVETHENWMEANRYLNMDDLREHKKTALRQAA; translated from the coding sequence ATGACCAGAAGCGAGGCTAAGCCCGCGATTGCCGCCGTGAAAGAGCTTTTCTCGCAGCACCCTGATGGTTTGCGCGATGTCGTCAGAGCCGTGCTGCAGGAGGTTCTTGAATCAGAGATGACCGAGGCCGTGGGAGCGGCGAAGGGCGAGCGTAGCGAGGGCCGCCTCGGCTATCGTTCGGGCTCCTATGGCCGCACGCTGGTGACACGTGTCGGCAAGCTCGAGCTGCGTGTGCCGCAGGATCGGGACGGGCGTTTCTCGACCGAGCTGTTCGAGCGCTACCAGCGCTCGGAGCGGGCCTTGGTGGCGACCTTGGCGGAGATGTATGTGCAGGGCGTCTCGACGCGGAAGGTCAAGGCGATCACCGAGGAGCTGTGCGGCCACGCCTTCTCGGCCTCGGCGATCAGCGCGATCAACAAACGCCTCGACGAGAGCCTGAAGGCCTTTGCCGAGCGCCTGCTGGCCGAACCCTTCCCCTATCTGATCCTCGACGCACGCTACGAGAAGGTGCGCGAGGCCGGCGTCGTCATGAGCCAGGCCGTGCTGATTGCGGTCGGCATCGACTGGGACGGGCGGCGCCAGATCCTCGCCGTCGAGATGGCCAACCGCGAGAGCCGTTCAGCTTGGCGCGACTTCCTCGTCGGCCTCAAGGCGCGCGGCCTCAAGGGCGTCGAGTTCGTCGTCTCCGATGATCACCCCGGCCTGGTCAAGGCGATCGGCGAGGTCCTGCCCGAGGCGGCCTGGCAGCGCTGCTATGTCCACTTCCTGCGCAATGCGCTTGACCATCTGCCGCGCAAGCACGCCGACGACTGCCTCCAGGAGCTGCGCTGGATCTATGATCGCCGCGATCTCGCCGAGGCCAAGGCCGATCTCGCCGCATGGCTGGCCAAATGGTCGTCGCGCTATCCGCGCCTGACCGGCTGGGCCGAGGATGCCATCGAGCAGACCCTGACCTTCTTCAGGCTGCCGAGGCAGCACCACAAGCACCTCAAGAGCACCAACATGCTCGAACGCCTCAACGAGGAAATCCGCCGAAGGACCTATGTCGTGCGCATCTTCCCCAACACAGAAAGCTGCCTGCGCCTCGTGCGCGCGCTCGCCGTCGAAACCCACGAAAACTGGATGGAGGCAAACCGATACCTCAACATGGACGACCTCAGAGAGCACAAGAAAACCGCCCTCAGACAAGCCGCATGA
- a CDS encoding GFA family protein has product MIGITQALTGGCQCGAVRYRLKQAPSRVSICFCRMCQKAVGGYFGAFAGSALDDLVWTKGQLSIFASSEAAERGFCSSCGTPLSFSYRGSGRISVTAGSLDDPAAYPPTLAHGVEGRMPWFDDLCRLSGSSTEGDIPPGEIARYRSRQHPDQES; this is encoded by the coding sequence ATGATCGGGATCACACAAGCCTTAACCGGCGGCTGCCAATGCGGTGCCGTGCGCTATCGCCTGAAGCAGGCGCCGTCTCGGGTTTCGATCTGCTTTTGCCGGATGTGCCAGAAGGCTGTCGGCGGCTATTTTGGCGCTTTCGCTGGCTCGGCGCTCGACGATCTCGTCTGGACCAAAGGGCAGCTCAGCATCTTCGCGTCCTCCGAGGCGGCCGAGCGCGGCTTCTGCTCGTCTTGCGGCACGCCATTGAGCTTCAGCTATCGCGGCAGCGGCCGGATTTCGGTTACCGCCGGCAGTCTCGATGATCCGGCCGCCTATCCGCCGACCCTGGCCCATGGCGTCGAGGGCCGCATGCCCTGGTTCGACGATCTCTGCCGGCTTTCCGGCAGCAGCACCGAGGGCGATATCCCGCCGGGCGAGATCGCCCGATATCGTTCGCGCCAGCATCCTGACCAGGAATCGTGA
- a CDS encoding NADP-dependent isocitrate dehydrogenase has product MSKIKVANPVVDMDGDEMTRIIWQKIKETLIFPYLDLELDYYDLSVENRDATDDQVTIDAANATKKHGVAVKCATITPDEGRVKEFNLKSMWKSPNGTIRNILGGVIFREPIICKNVPRLVPGWTQPIVIGRHAYGDQYRATDFKFPGKGTLSIKFVGEDGAVIEKEVFKAPDAGVAMAMYNLDDSIRDFARASLNYGLIRKYPVYLSTKNTILKTYDGRFKDIFEEIYQAEFKAEFDKLGITYEHRLIDDMVASAMKWSGGYVWACKNYDGDVQSDTVAQGFGSLGLMTSVLMTPDGKTVEAEAAHGTVTRHYREHQKGKETSTNSIASIFAWSRGLSHRAKLDGNAELAKFATLLEKVTVDTVEAGDMTKDLALLVGAEQKWLSTTGFLDKVSDNLRKAMAA; this is encoded by the coding sequence ATGAGCAAGATCAAGGTCGCCAACCCGGTCGTCGATATGGACGGCGATGAGATGACCCGCATCATCTGGCAGAAGATCAAGGAGACCCTGATCTTCCCCTATCTCGACCTCGAGCTGGATTATTACGATCTCTCGGTCGAGAACCGCGACGCCACCGACGACCAGGTCACGATCGACGCCGCCAACGCCACCAAGAAGCATGGCGTCGCGGTGAAATGCGCGACGATCACGCCCGATGAAGGCCGCGTGAAGGAATTCAACCTGAAGTCGATGTGGAAGTCGCCCAACGGCACGATCCGCAACATCCTCGGCGGCGTGATCTTCCGCGAGCCGATCATCTGCAAGAACGTGCCGCGCCTCGTGCCGGGCTGGACCCAGCCGATCGTCATCGGCCGCCATGCCTATGGCGACCAGTACCGCGCCACCGACTTCAAGTTCCCCGGCAAGGGCACACTGTCGATCAAGTTCGTCGGCGAGGATGGTGCCGTGATCGAGAAGGAGGTCTTCAAGGCCCCCGATGCCGGCGTCGCCATGGCGATGTACAACCTCGACGACTCGATCCGGGATTTCGCCCGCGCTTCGCTGAATTACGGCCTGATCCGCAAATACCCGGTCTATCTCTCGACCAAGAACACCATCCTCAAGACCTATGATGGGCGCTTCAAGGACATCTTCGAGGAGATCTACCAGGCCGAGTTCAAGGCCGAATTCGACAAGCTCGGCATCACCTATGAGCACCGCCTGATCGACGACATGGTCGCCTCCGCGATGAAGTGGTCGGGCGGTTATGTCTGGGCCTGCAAGAACTACGATGGCGACGTGCAGTCCGACACCGTTGCGCAGGGCTTCGGCTCGCTCGGCCTGATGACCTCGGTGCTGATGACGCCGGACGGCAAGACCGTCGAGGCCGAGGCCGCCCACGGCACGGTGACGCGCCATTATCGCGAGCACCAGAAGGGCAAGGAGACCTCGACGAACTCGATCGCCTCGATCTTCGCCTGGAGCCGTGGCCTCAGCCACCGCGCCAAGCTCGACGGCAATGCCGAACTCGCCAAGTTCGCGACCCTGCTGGAGAAGGTCACGGTCGACACGGTCGAGGCCGGCGACATGACCAAGGATCTGGCGCTGCTGGTCGGCGCCGAGCAGAAGTGGCTCTCGACCACCGGCTTCCTCGACAAGGTCAGCGACAACCTGCGCAAGGCAATGGCCGCCTGA
- a CDS encoding SDR family NAD(P)-dependent oxidoreductase: MDNASAKFALVTGGTRGIGAGAALALARAGYEVLATGLTADEVAVAPPHPAIRHAQLDVTSDAQVASIMALCPRLDALVNCAGMIQRNGKEFEIDAFRITIEVNLNGTMRMCLAAKDRLAAKAQDKQGGAIVNIASMLTFHGSAYAPGYSASKGAIGQLTKSLAAAWATEGIRVNAVAPGWIATELTKPLVEDAARSAPILARTPMGRWGEPGDVGGAIAFLLSDAAAFVTGAILPVDGGYLAV; this comes from the coding sequence ATGGACAACGCATCTGCCAAATTCGCCCTCGTCACCGGCGGTACGCGCGGCATCGGCGCGGGAGCCGCGCTCGCCCTCGCCCGGGCCGGCTACGAGGTTCTCGCCACGGGATTGACCGCCGACGAGGTTGCTGTCGCCCCGCCCCACCCCGCGATCCGCCACGCGCAGCTCGACGTCACCAGCGACGCGCAGGTCGCAAGCATCATGGCCTTGTGCCCGCGCCTCGACGCGCTGGTGAACTGCGCCGGCATGATCCAGCGCAACGGCAAGGAGTTCGAAATCGACGCCTTCCGCATAACGATCGAGGTCAACCTCAACGGCACCATGCGGATGTGCCTTGCGGCGAAAGACAGGCTGGCGGCGAAGGCGCAGGACAAGCAGGGCGGCGCGATCGTCAACATCGCCTCGATGCTGACCTTCCACGGTTCGGCCTATGCGCCGGGTTACTCCGCCTCCAAGGGCGCGATCGGCCAGCTCACCAAATCGCTGGCAGCGGCCTGGGCGACTGAGGGCATTCGCGTCAACGCGGTCGCACCGGGCTGGATCGCGACCGAGCTGACGAAACCGCTGGTCGAGGACGCCGCCCGCTCGGCGCCGATCCTGGCGCGCACGCCGATGGGCCGCTGGGGCGAGCCCGGTGATGTCGGCGGCGCGATCGCCTTCCTGCTCTCGGACGCGGCGGCCTTCGTCACGGGCGCGATCCTGCCTGTCGATGGCGGCTATCTGGCGGTCTGA
- a CDS encoding 2,4'-dihydroxyacetophenone dioxygenase family protein, with protein MNKVSPIPVIASDAERWTPYRHPQPKDSPPELIVPNVIPSDERVWVPVDDNVWFRPLCLSVTRGYWMNLLRVRRSGVLSRHRHPQPVHGYVLKGRWRYLEHDWVATEGAYVYEAPGETHTLVVDPETEEMITMFQVNGAMIYVDPDGKCLGYDDVFTRLDKCRAHYASNGLGADYADQFIR; from the coding sequence ATGAACAAAGTCAGCCCCATCCCCGTCATCGCCTCGGACGCCGAGCGTTGGACACCCTATCGCCATCCCCAGCCGAAAGATTCCCCGCCCGAGCTGATCGTGCCGAACGTCATTCCCAGCGATGAACGCGTCTGGGTGCCGGTCGACGACAATGTCTGGTTCCGGCCGCTCTGCCTCTCCGTGACGCGCGGCTATTGGATGAACCTGCTGCGCGTGCGCCGCTCCGGCGTGCTCTCGCGCCACCGCCACCCCCAGCCGGTGCATGGCTATGTGCTGAAGGGCCGGTGGCGCTATCTCGAACATGACTGGGTCGCGACCGAAGGCGCCTATGTCTATGAGGCGCCGGGCGAGACCCACACGCTGGTGGTCGACCCCGAGACCGAGGAGATGATCACCATGTTCCAGGTCAATGGCGCGATGATCTATGTCGATCCCGACGGCAAATGCCTCGGCTATGACGACGTCTTCACACGCCTCGACAAGTGCCGGGCGCATTATGCGAGCAACGGGCTTGGAGCGGACTACGCGGATCAGTTCATCCGCTGA
- a CDS encoding flagellar assembly protein FliX, which yields MIRIDQRAPVTNVGSANTARRSGGTAFTLPTKETATSARGQAVNSTSGLETLIAVQAYEEPLERRKRQAKRGHDLLDGLDKLKAALLSGRVQISELETLKTTLALRRETTDDPRLDDVLAHIELRAAVELAKLGR from the coding sequence ATGATCCGGATCGACCAGCGCGCGCCCGTCACCAATGTCGGCTCGGCCAATACTGCCCGGCGCAGCGGGGGGACGGCGTTCACGCTTCCAACCAAGGAAACCGCGACCTCGGCGCGCGGACAGGCTGTGAACTCGACCAGCGGGCTCGAGACCCTCATCGCCGTACAGGCCTATGAAGAGCCCCTGGAACGTCGGAAGCGCCAGGCCAAGCGCGGGCATGACCTGCTCGACGGGCTCGACAAGCTGAAGGCGGCGCTGCTCTCGGGCCGCGTCCAGATCTCCGAGCTCGAGACTTTGAAGACGACGCTCGCGCTGCGGCGAGAGACGACCGACGACCCACGCCTCGACGACGTGCTGGCGCATATCGAATTGCGGGCGGCTGTGGAGCTGGCCAAGCTCGGGCGCTAA
- a CDS encoding flagellar basal body P-ring protein FlgI yields MFRLPALHTLLTPVAALLALGLVMAAGPAQALSRIKDLASVEGVRTNQILGYGIVVGLNGTGDTLNNAPFTKQSLTAMLERLGVNTRGANMRTANVAAVMVTANLPPFATQGTRLDITVSALGDAKSLQGGTLLATPLLGADGEVYAVSQGPVAIAGFSAEGEASKITRGVPTVGRIANGGLVEREIDFALNKLKTLRLSLRNPDLTTARRVAAAINDFLGGDAAEPTDPSTIVLQIPPRFQGNMIRMLTDIEQLKIEPDQLARIVIDERSGIIVMGKDVRVSTVAVAQGNLTVTISEAPQVSQPAPFSRGETTVVPRSNVKVDTEGGNKLALVRESVTLAELVDGLNALGIGPRDLISILQAIKTAGALQAEIEVM; encoded by the coding sequence ATGTTTCGCCTGCCAGCCCTCCACACCCTGCTGACACCCGTCGCGGCCCTGCTCGCGCTCGGCCTCGTCATGGCGGCCGGGCCGGCGCAGGCGCTCTCCCGCATCAAGGACCTCGCCTCGGTCGAGGGCGTCCGCACCAACCAGATCCTGGGCTACGGCATCGTCGTCGGCCTCAACGGCACCGGCGACACGCTGAACAACGCCCCCTTCACCAAGCAGTCGCTGACCGCCATGCTGGAGCGGCTCGGCGTCAATACGCGCGGCGCCAATATGCGCACCGCCAACGTCGCCGCCGTGATGGTGACCGCCAACCTGCCGCCCTTCGCCACGCAAGGCACGCGGCTCGACATCACGGTTTCGGCGCTGGGCGACGCCAAGTCGCTGCAGGGCGGCACGCTGCTGGCGACGCCGCTGCTCGGCGCCGATGGCGAGGTCTATGCGGTCTCGCAAGGGCCGGTCGCGATCGCCGGCTTCTCGGCCGAGGGCGAGGCCAGCAAGATCACCCGCGGGGTGCCGACCGTCGGGCGCATCGCCAATGGCGGCCTCGTCGAGCGCGAAATCGACTTCGCGCTGAACAAGCTCAAGACGCTGCGGCTCTCGCTGCGCAATCCCGATCTGACGACGGCGCGCCGGGTGGCCGCCGCCATCAACGACTTCCTCGGCGGCGATGCGGCCGAGCCGACCGACCCCTCGACCATCGTGCTCCAGATCCCGCCGCGCTTCCAAGGCAACATGATCCGGATGCTCACCGATATCGAGCAGCTCAAGATCGAGCCCGACCAGCTCGCCCGCATCGTCATCGACGAACGCTCCGGCATCATCGTGATGGGCAAGGATGTCCGCGTCTCCACCGTCGCCGTGGCGCAGGGCAACCTGACGGTCACGATCAGCGAGGCGCCGCAGGTCAGCCAGCCCGCTCCGTTCAGCCGCGGCGAGACCACGGTGGTGCCGCGTTCCAACGTCAAGGTCGACACCGAAGGCGGCAACAAGCTGGCGCTCGTCCGCGAGAGCGTGACGCTGGCCGAGCTCGTCGACGGCCTCAATGCGCTCGGCATCGGCCCGCGCGACCTGATCTCCATTCTCCAGGCCATCAAGACGGCCGGCGCCCTCCAGGCCGAAATCGAGGTGATGTGA
- a CDS encoding rod-binding protein has translation MTAALAIPAAKLALNMAGSVLDTVKNALDPAKIKAKKQADDFETVFLEQTTERLLATPEGTEGPLGQNGTGGGIYKSMLSQQYAKQLQKAGGVGLSDQIMRDLLKVQEQSSGAQSSGVTHVGG, from the coding sequence ATGACTGCTGCTCTTGCAATTCCCGCCGCCAAGCTGGCTCTGAACATGGCCGGCAGCGTTCTCGACACCGTCAAGAACGCGCTCGACCCCGCCAAGATCAAAGCCAAGAAGCAGGCCGACGACTTCGAGACCGTCTTCCTCGAGCAGACGACCGAACGCCTCCTCGCCACCCCCGAAGGCACCGAGGGTCCTCTGGGCCAGAACGGCACCGGTGGCGGCATTTACAAGTCGATGCTGAGCCAGCAATACGCCAAGCAGCTGCAGAAGGCCGGCGGCGTCGGCCTTTCCGACCAGATCATGCGCGACCTGCTCAAGGTCCAGGAACAGAGCAGCGGAGCACAGAGCAGCGGAGTGACGCATGTCGGTGGCTAA